In Pseudomonas fluorescens NCIMB 11764, a single window of DNA contains:
- a CDS encoding multicopper oxidase family protein — MSFTRRQILGGLAGLVVVGVGVGGASRYWLGKIADADAGHDYELIAAPLDIELVAGHKTEAWAFGPSAPGTELRVRQGEWLRVRFINHLPVATTIHWHGIRLPLEMDGVPYVSQLPVLPGEYFDYKFRVPDAGSYWYHPHVNSSEELGRGLVGPLIVEEREPTGFKYEKTLSLKSWHVDEEGAFVAFSIPREAARGGTAGRLSTINGVAQAVIDLPAGQITRVRLLNLDNTLTYRLNIPGVEAQIYALDGNPVEPRPLGKEYWLGPGMRICLAIKAPPAGEELSLRNGPVRLGTFRSVANSDAQTQWPPALPANPVAEPDLANAEKLNFNFEWVGSVSVNVDNGKPPSLWQINGKAWDITDKTCADRPIAKLEKGKSYIFELKNMTQYQHPIHLHGMSFKVIASNRHKVIPYFTDTYLLGKNERAQVALVADNPGVWMFHCHVIDHMETGLMAAIEVA; from the coding sequence ATGTCCTTTACCCGTCGCCAAATCCTCGGTGGCCTGGCCGGTCTTGTTGTCGTTGGCGTCGGTGTGGGAGGCGCGTCGCGGTACTGGCTGGGCAAGATAGCCGATGCCGACGCGGGCCACGACTATGAGCTGATCGCCGCGCCGCTGGACATCGAACTGGTGGCCGGGCACAAGACCGAAGCCTGGGCGTTCGGCCCATCGGCGCCGGGCACCGAGTTGCGGGTTCGTCAGGGTGAATGGCTGCGGGTGCGTTTCATCAATCACCTGCCGGTGGCGACCACCATTCACTGGCATGGCATCCGTTTGCCACTGGAAATGGATGGCGTGCCCTACGTGTCGCAACTGCCGGTGCTGCCGGGTGAATACTTCGATTACAAATTCCGCGTGCCGGATGCCGGCAGCTATTGGTATCACCCGCACGTGAACAGCAGCGAAGAACTCGGTCGCGGGCTGGTTGGCCCATTGATCGTCGAAGAACGCGAGCCGACCGGTTTCAAGTACGAAAAGACTCTGAGCCTCAAGAGCTGGCACGTTGATGAAGAAGGTGCGTTCGTCGCGTTCAGTATTCCTCGCGAGGCGGCCCGAGGCGGCACGGCGGGGCGCCTGTCGACCATCAATGGTGTCGCGCAAGCGGTGATTGACTTGCCCGCCGGGCAGATCACCCGCGTGCGTCTGCTCAATCTCGACAATACGCTGACCTATCGCCTCAACATCCCCGGCGTCGAAGCGCAGATCTACGCGCTGGATGGCAATCCTGTCGAGCCACGTCCGCTGGGCAAGGAGTACTGGCTTGGCCCGGGCATGCGTATTTGCCTGGCGATCAAGGCGCCGCCGGCCGGCGAAGAATTATCACTGCGCAACGGCCCGGTGCGTTTGGGCACATTCCGCTCAGTGGCGAACAGCGATGCACAGACCCAGTGGCCGCCCGCATTGCCCGCCAACCCGGTGGCCGAGCCGGACCTGGCCAATGCCGAGAAACTCAACTTCAATTTCGAATGGGTCGGCTCGGTGTCGGTGAATGTCGACAACGGCAAGCCGCCGAGCCTGTGGCAGATCAACGGCAAGGCCTGGGACATCACCGACAAGACCTGCGCCGACCGCCCGATTGCCAAGCTCGAGAAGGGCAAGAGCTACATTTTTGAATTGAAAAACATGACTCAGTATCAGCACCCGATTCACCTGCACGGCATGAGCTTCAAGGTCATTGCCTCGAACCGGCACAAGGTCATCCCGTATTTCACCGACACGTACCTGCTGGGCAAGAACGAGCGTGCACAAGTGGCGCTGGTGGCGGATAACCCTGGGGTGTGGATGTTCCATTGCCATGTGATCGACCACATGGAAACCGGCCTGATGGCCGCCATCGAGGTGGCGTGA
- a CDS encoding PTS transporter subunit EIIB codes for MFEKMQQAFWKALTPDLIVDEPKVAVPSVPGLAANVVAALGGVDNLTSQQPVALTRVRVELRDVGRMNRQALNLAGVPGVMMLEGGVVHLIIGLQP; via the coding sequence ATGTTCGAGAAAATGCAGCAGGCATTCTGGAAAGCCTTGACGCCGGACCTGATTGTGGATGAACCGAAGGTGGCTGTGCCATCGGTGCCTGGCCTGGCAGCAAATGTGGTGGCCGCGTTGGGTGGTGTGGATAACCTCACGTCGCAGCAGCCTGTGGCGCTGACCCGGGTTCGCGTGGAATTGCGCGACGTGGGGCGGATGAATCGGCAGGCGTTGAATCTGGCCGGTGTGCCTGGCGTCATGATGCTGGAGGGCGGGGTGGTGCACCTGATCATTGGTCTTCAGCCATAA
- the ptsP gene encoding phosphoenolpyruvate--protein phosphotransferase, translating into MAIPQQLQLHAPLSGVLMPLDLVPDPVFSSRIIGDGLCIDPASTTLCAPLAGVVSNVQASGHAVSITNENGVQVLMHIGLDTVNLAGKGFTRLVEEGQQVDVGQALIEFDADFVALNARSLLTLMLVVSGEPFTWLAAQTGWVDSGQPLLGLNAVEQTAGVSVAQEGEALFSKPVTLPNLNGLHARPAAVFAQAAKGFSASIHLHKQQASANAKSLVAIMALQTAHHDVVQVSAVGPDAEAAIKTLAELLAAGCGETVTVMADVAPVPLEISSPKVLRGVCASAGAAFGQVVQIAEQALVVSEWGEGSQVERDHLSAALTEAISALQQMRDNAAGDAQAEIFRAHQELLEDPGLLEVAQVLIDEGKSAGFAWRAATESTATLFKSLGNALLAERAADLADVSQRVLKLLLGVRERELELPDGAILIAEQLTPSQTAGLDTRKVLGFATVGGGATSHVAILARAFGLPAICGLPVQVLALVNGTQVLLDADKGELQIDPDLAAIEHLQARRKLAQQRQHQELAQASLAACTRDGHPVEVTANIASLAEAEQAMALGGAGVGLLRSEFLYLDRHHAPSHDEQASTYSAIARALGPARNLVVRTLDVGGDKPLAYVPMDSETNPFLGVRGIRLCLERPQLLRDQFKAILSCAGQTRLHIMLPMVTQLSELRVARQLLEEEALALGLTELPKLGIMIEVPAAALMADLFAPEVDFFSIGTNDLTQYTLAMDRDHPRLASQADSFHPAVLRLIASTVKAAHAHGKWVGVCGALASETLATPLLLGLGVDELSVSVPLIPAVKATVRTVDLVDCQAIAQQVLGLESAGQVREALRLYCDAAVETSLVMEN; encoded by the coding sequence ATGGCCATACCCCAACAATTGCAGCTCCACGCACCCCTGTCCGGCGTACTGATGCCTCTGGACCTTGTGCCCGATCCGGTGTTTTCCAGCCGGATCATCGGCGATGGGCTGTGCATCGATCCGGCTTCAACAACATTGTGTGCGCCGCTGGCGGGGGTGGTCAGCAATGTGCAGGCCAGTGGGCATGCGGTGAGCATCACCAATGAAAATGGCGTGCAGGTGTTGATGCATATCGGGCTCGACACGGTGAACCTTGCCGGGAAAGGGTTCACGCGATTGGTGGAGGAGGGGCAGCAGGTTGACGTCGGGCAGGCGCTGATCGAGTTCGATGCCGATTTTGTTGCGTTGAATGCACGCAGCCTGCTGACCTTGATGCTGGTGGTCAGCGGCGAGCCGTTCACTTGGCTGGCGGCGCAAACGGGGTGGGTAGACAGTGGTCAGCCGCTGCTGGGGTTGAACGCTGTCGAGCAGACAGCGGGTGTGTCCGTGGCGCAAGAGGGCGAGGCGCTGTTCTCCAAACCGGTGACGTTACCCAACCTGAACGGTTTGCACGCCCGTCCTGCGGCGGTGTTCGCCCAGGCGGCGAAAGGGTTCTCGGCCAGCATTCATCTGCATAAACAGCAGGCGAGTGCGAACGCGAAATCCCTGGTGGCGATCATGGCGTTGCAGACAGCTCACCACGACGTTGTGCAAGTCAGTGCGGTCGGCCCGGATGCCGAGGCGGCGATCAAGACGCTGGCGGAGCTGCTGGCCGCGGGTTGTGGCGAGACAGTGACTGTGATGGCGGATGTTGCGCCGGTGCCTCTGGAGATTTCATCGCCCAAGGTGCTGCGTGGGGTGTGTGCTTCGGCGGGGGCGGCATTTGGCCAGGTGGTGCAGATCGCCGAGCAGGCCCTTGTGGTGAGCGAATGGGGTGAGGGTTCGCAGGTTGAGCGCGATCATCTGTCCGCCGCGTTGACCGAGGCCATTTCAGCTTTGCAGCAGATGCGCGACAACGCCGCGGGCGATGCCCAGGCAGAGATTTTCAGGGCTCATCAGGAACTGCTCGAAGACCCGGGTTTGTTGGAAGTGGCTCAGGTGCTGATCGACGAAGGCAAAAGTGCCGGATTCGCCTGGCGCGCGGCCACCGAATCGACAGCGACCTTGTTCAAAAGCCTGGGCAATGCGCTGCTGGCCGAACGGGCGGCAGACCTGGCCGATGTCAGTCAGAGAGTGCTCAAGTTGCTACTCGGCGTGCGGGAACGCGAGCTGGAGTTGCCTGATGGGGCCATCCTGATTGCTGAACAACTGACGCCGTCCCAGACCGCCGGGCTTGATACCCGAAAGGTGCTGGGTTTTGCCACGGTCGGTGGTGGCGCCACCAGCCACGTCGCGATCCTGGCGCGGGCATTCGGTTTGCCGGCGATTTGCGGGTTGCCGGTGCAAGTGCTGGCGCTGGTCAACGGCACCCAGGTGTTGCTCGATGCCGATAAGGGAGAGTTGCAGATCGACCCGGACCTGGCCGCCATCGAACACCTTCAAGCCAGACGCAAGCTTGCACAGCAACGCCAACACCAGGAGTTGGCGCAGGCGTCACTGGCTGCCTGTACCCGCGACGGACACCCTGTCGAGGTGACGGCCAACATCGCTTCGCTGGCGGAAGCCGAACAGGCCATGGCGCTGGGAGGGGCGGGTGTCGGTTTGCTGCGTTCGGAGTTTCTCTATCTGGATCGCCATCATGCGCCGAGCCATGACGAGCAGGCATCCACCTACAGCGCCATCGCCCGAGCCCTCGGGCCTGCGCGGAACCTGGTGGTGCGCACCCTGGATGTTGGCGGTGACAAGCCGTTGGCCTATGTCCCGATGGACAGTGAAACCAACCCTTTTCTGGGTGTGCGCGGGATTCGTCTGTGCCTGGAGCGTCCGCAACTGTTGCGCGATCAATTCAAGGCAATCCTGAGTTGTGCGGGCCAGACCCGTCTGCACATCATGCTGCCGATGGTGACGCAACTGTCGGAGTTGCGTGTGGCCCGGCAACTGCTCGAAGAGGAGGCGCTGGCCCTGGGCCTCACGGAACTGCCGAAGCTGGGGATCATGATCGAAGTGCCAGCGGCCGCGTTGATGGCGGACCTGTTTGCGCCCGAAGTGGATTTTTTCTCCATCGGCACCAACGACCTGACCCAATACACCCTGGCCATGGACCGTGATCATCCGCGGCTCGCCAGTCAGGCTGACAGTTTTCATCCCGCGGTGCTGCGACTGATCGCCAGCACCGTGAAAGCCGCTCATGCCCACGGCAAGTGGGTGGGCGTTTGCGGCGCGTTGGCCTCGGAAACCTTGGCCACGCCGCTCTTGCTGGGCCTGGGGGTGGACGAGTTATCGGTGAGTGTGCCGTTGATTCCGGCGGTCAAAGCGACGGTTCGCACAGTGGACCTGGTGGATTGCCAGGCCATCGCCCAACAGGTCCTGGGCCTGGAAAGTGCCGGACAAGTGCGCGAGGCCTTGCGGCTGTATTGCGACGCGGCGGTCGAAACCTCATTGGTGATGGAGAACTGA
- a CDS encoding maltoporin: protein MKTTINRSLVAASVCLALPWSAHALEFGGYLRSGVGTSVNSGKQQCFQLPGAQTKYRLGNECEHYGELELRQDVYTLDDGSVLSVDGMASLYNQYDKDLTFKGDNGSVRLPQLYGQWSNMPGLNGGSLWAGRRYYKRNDIHISDFYYWNQSATGGGIEDVLIGDLKYSYAFSRKDNLYQKDYINRHDFNVAGFNTNPGGELEFGLSYIDKPDSRDAHRGWAITTQHVQKGFLGGKNKLAFQYGEGPGTGLGYTGNVKLDDSNKSYRVVEFFDWQVTPRFGGQVEAVYQKDIRPDGADQNWISLGIRPAYAITEQFKLVTELGHDQVDATGGTRKLSKFTFAPTWSPKGPEFWARPEVRLYYTYASWNEAAKRAANELAAGSALSDTGAFGTARHGANVGLQVEYWWK, encoded by the coding sequence TTGAAAACAACAATAAATCGCAGCCTTGTCGCCGCGAGTGTCTGCCTGGCATTGCCTTGGTCGGCCCATGCGCTGGAGTTCGGCGGTTACCTGCGCAGCGGTGTCGGGACATCGGTCAACAGTGGTAAACAACAGTGTTTCCAGCTGCCCGGAGCACAGACCAAATACCGCCTCGGTAACGAGTGCGAGCACTATGGGGAACTGGAACTTCGTCAGGACGTGTACACCCTGGATGACGGTTCGGTGCTCAGTGTCGATGGCATGGCCTCGCTGTATAACCAGTACGACAAGGACCTGACGTTCAAGGGTGACAACGGCTCGGTGCGCCTGCCGCAGCTGTACGGGCAATGGTCGAACATGCCCGGCCTCAACGGCGGCTCGCTGTGGGCCGGTCGCCGCTATTACAAACGGAACGACATCCACATTTCCGACTTTTACTACTGGAACCAGAGCGCCACCGGCGGCGGCATCGAGGACGTGCTGATCGGCGATCTGAAATACAGCTACGCCTTTTCGCGCAAGGACAACCTGTACCAGAAGGATTACATCAATCGTCACGACTTCAACGTGGCTGGATTCAACACCAACCCCGGCGGTGAGCTGGAGTTTGGCCTGAGCTACATCGACAAACCTGACAGCCGCGACGCTCATCGCGGCTGGGCAATCACCACCCAGCATGTGCAAAAGGGTTTTCTGGGCGGCAAGAACAAACTGGCTTTCCAGTATGGCGAAGGCCCAGGCACCGGATTGGGTTATACCGGTAACGTAAAGCTGGACGACAGCAACAAAAGTTACCGGGTGGTGGAGTTCTTCGACTGGCAAGTGACGCCACGATTTGGTGGGCAGGTCGAGGCGGTTTACCAGAAAGACATTCGCCCGGACGGTGCCGACCAGAACTGGATTTCCCTGGGGATTCGCCCTGCGTACGCGATCACCGAGCAGTTCAAACTGGTGACCGAACTGGGCCACGATCAGGTCGACGCCACGGGTGGCACGCGCAAACTGAGCAAGTTCACCTTCGCCCCGACCTGGTCGCCCAAGGGCCCTGAATTCTGGGCTCGACCCGAAGTGCGCTTGTATTACACCTATGCCAGCTGGAACGAGGCGGCCAAGCGTGCGGCCAATGAACTGGCAGCGGGTTCAGCGTTGTCCGACACCGGAGCCTTCGGCACAGCGCGGCACGGTGCGAACGTCGGATTGCAGGTCGAGTACTGGTGGAAATAA